The genome window GGTCCGCGCCGACTCGCTCGCGGGCGCCGCCGGCCTCCCCTGGGTGCTGGAGCCGGAGGGGACCGTCTCGCGCACCTGGGCCGTCCAGCTCTGCCGCGCCGCCGGCTTCGAGCCCGACGTGCGCTTCGAGACCGCCGACCTGGTGACGCACATCCGCCTCGTCGCCTCGGGCAACGCCGTGGGGCTGCTGCCGGACCTGGTCTGGGCGGGCGCCCGCCCGGAGGTCGCGCTGCTGCCCCTCCCCGGCGCGCCGCGGCGCACGATCTTCACGTCCGCGCGCCGCTCGTCCGCGTCGAGTCCCGGAGTGGTCGCGGCGCGCCGGGCGCTCGCGGAGGCGGTGCCCGCCGAGCACGCCCCGCACGGCCACGGCGCCCCGCACGGTCACGGCGCGTCCTGAAGCCGACGCATCCCATAGGCTCTGAGCCATGACCGACCCCGCAGCCTCCCCCGCAGCCGCGAGCCACGATGTCGTGATCGTCGGCGGCGGTCACAACGGCCTCACCGCCGCCGCCTACCTCGCCAAGGCAGGGCGCAGCGTGATCCTGCTCGAACGCCTCGACGACGTCGGCGGCGCCGCCGTCAGCGCCCAGGCCTTCCCCGGCGTCGAGGCCAGGCTCTCGCGCTACTCGTACCTCGTCAGCCTCCTGCCGCAGCGGATCATCGACGATCTCGGCCTCGACATCCGGCTGGCCCGGCGCCGTTACTCCTCGTACACCCCCGTGCCGGGCGACCCCGACGGCGCCGGGCTCCTCATCGACAACACCGACGCGGAGGCGACCGCCGCGTCCTTCGCCCGGATCGGCGCCGCGGCGGACGCCGACGCGTTCACCCGCTTCTACGAGTCCACCGGCTCCGTCGCCCGGGCGCTCTGGCCGACCGTCACCGAGCCGCTCCTCACGCGCAGCGAGGCCAAGGCCCTGGTCGGCGACGACGAGCTCTGGGACGCGCTCATCGAGCGTCCGATCGGCGGCTTCATCGAGTCCCGGCTGCAGAACGACCTGGTCCGCGGCGTGGCCGCGACCGACGCGCTCATCGGGACGTTCGCGAGCGTCGACGAGCCCGACCTGTACCAGAACCGCTGCTTCCTCTACCACGTGATCGGCCAGGGCACCGGCGAGTGGGACGTCCCGGTCGGCGGCATGGGATCCGTCACCGGCGAGCTGGCACGGGTCGCCCGCGAGGCCGGCGCGCGCATCGTCACCGGCGCGGAGGTCACCTCCATCAGCCCGGACGGCACGGTCTCCTACACGCGCAACGGCCACGAGCGCCGCGTGGACGGCGGCACTGTGCTGGTGAACGTCGCTCCGGACGTGCTCGACGCCCTCCTGGGCGAGCCCGCCGACCCGCCGCGCCCGCGCGCCGAGGGCGCCCAGGTCAAGGTCAACCTCCTCCTGAAGCGCCTGCCGAGGCTGCGGGACGAGTCGATCGACCCCGCAGCGGCGTTCGGCGGGACCTTCCACATCAACGAGACGCTC of Leifsonia shinshuensis contains these proteins:
- a CDS encoding phytoene desaturase family protein codes for the protein MTDPAASPAAASHDVVIVGGGHNGLTAAAYLAKAGRSVILLERLDDVGGAAVSAQAFPGVEARLSRYSYLVSLLPQRIIDDLGLDIRLARRRYSSYTPVPGDPDGAGLLIDNTDAEATAASFARIGAAADADAFTRFYESTGSVARALWPTVTEPLLTRSEAKALVGDDELWDALIERPIGGFIESRLQNDLVRGVAATDALIGTFASVDEPDLYQNRCFLYHVIGQGTGEWDVPVGGMGSVTGELARVAREAGARIVTGAEVTSISPDGTVSYTRNGHERRVDGGTVLVNVAPDVLDALLGEPADPPRPRAEGAQVKVNLLLKRLPRLRDESIDPAAAFGGTFHINETLSQLEAAHAGMLRGVMPELLPCEIYCHTLADPSILDPDLAESGAQTITVFGLHTPDRWLTDDNNDATRQRLQDAVLASLNSVLAEPIESLLLTDGDGNPCIETKTTRDLEQALNMPGGNIFHGPLSWPFAEDDDDLRTPAQRWGVATRHDRILLCGSGARRGGAVSGLGGHNAAMAVLEG